The Pongo abelii isolate AG06213 chromosome 11, NHGRI_mPonAbe1-v2.0_pri, whole genome shotgun sequence genome includes a window with the following:
- the CXCR2 gene encoding C-X-C chemokine receptor type 2: MEDFNMESDSFEDFLKGEDFSNYSYSSDLPPFLLDAAPCEPESLEINKYFVVIIYVLVFLLSLLGNSLVMLVILYSRVGRSVTDVYLLNLALADLLFALTLPIWAASKVTGWIFGTFLCKVVSLLKEVNFYSGILLLACISVDRYLAIVHATRTLTQKRYLVKFICLSIWGLSLLLALPVLIFRKTIYPPYVSPVCYEDMGNNTANWRMLLRILPQSFGFIVPLLIMLFCYGFTLRTLFKAHMGQKHRAMRVIFAVVLIFLLCWLPYNLVLLADTLMRTWVIQETCERRNDIDRALEATEILGILHSCLNPLIYAFIGQKFRHGLLKILAIHGLISKDSLPKDSRPSFVGSSSGHTSTTL, translated from the coding sequence ATGGAAGATTTTAACATGGAGAGTGACAGCTTTGAAGATTTCTTGAAAGGTGAAGATTTTAGTAATTACAGTTACAGCTCTGACCTGCCCCCTTTTCTACTAGATGCCGCCCCATGTGAACCAGAATCCCTGGAAATCAACAAGTATTTTGTGGTCATTATCTATGTCCTGGTATTCCTGCTGAGCCTGCTGGGAAACTCCCTCGTGATGCTGGTCATCTTATACAGCAGGGTCGGCCGCTCTGTCACTGATGTCTACCTGCTGAACCTGGCCTTGGCCGACCTACTCTTTGCCCTGACCTTGCCCATCTGGGCCGCCTCCAAGGTGACTGGCTGGATTTTTGGCACATTCCTGTGCAAGGTGGTCTCACTCCTGAAGGAAGTCAACTTCTATAGTGGCATCCTGCTACTGGCCTGCATCAGTGTGGACCGTTACCTGGCCATTGTCCATGCCACACGCACACTGACCCAGAAGCGCTACTTGGTCAAGTTCATATGTCTCAGCATCTGGGGTCTGTCCTTGCTCCTGGCCCTGCCTGTCTTAATTTTCCGAAAGACCATCTACCCACCCTATGTTAGCCCAGTCTGCTATGAGGACATGGGCAACAATACAGCAAACTGGCGGATGCTGTTACGGATCCTGCCCCAGTCCTTTGGCTTCATCGTGCCGCTGCTGATCATGCTGTTCTGCTACGGATTCACCCTGCGTACGCTGTTTAAGGCCCATATGGGGCAGAAGCACCGGGCCATGCGGGTCATCTTTGCTGTCGTCCTCATCTTCCTGCTTTGCTGGCTGCCCTACAACCTAGTCCTGCTGGCAGACACCCTCATGAGGACCTGGGTGATCCAGGAGACCTGTGAGCGTCGCAATGACATCGACCGGGCTCTGGAGGCCACCGAGATTCTGGGCATCCTTCACAGCTGCCTCAACCCCCTCATCTATGCCTTCATTGGCCAGAAGTTTCGCCATGGACTCCTCAAGATTCTAGCTATACATGGCTTGATCAGCAAGGACTCCCTGCCCAAAGACAGCAGGCCTTCCTTTGTTGGCTCTTCTTCAGGGCACACTTCCACTACTCTCTAA